From one Chryseobacterium sp. 3008163 genomic stretch:
- a CDS encoding PaaI family thioesterase, producing MTPLEKIQSSIGKEFTESPSPFMRWLNPIVITAEAGNLEFRYQIRPEWLNPVGNLHGGVTAAIVDDIIGATMFSLNEANFYTTINNVIDYFSSVTGNESIVAKTTIVKKGKQFINAECEIWNSDKSRLIAKGSSNLFKTEIKKN from the coding sequence ATGACACCGCTAGAAAAAATCCAATCTTCCATAGGAAAAGAATTCACAGAATCACCTTCACCTTTCATGAGATGGCTGAATCCAATTGTTATTACCGCCGAAGCAGGAAACTTAGAGTTCAGGTATCAGATTCGTCCGGAATGGCTAAACCCTGTGGGCAATTTGCATGGCGGAGTTACAGCTGCTATTGTTGACGATATCATCGGTGCAACAATGTTTTCATTGAATGAGGCAAATTTTTATACAACAATAAATAATGTCATCGATTATTTTTCTTCTGTAACCGGAAACGAAAGTATCGTTGCAAAAACAACTATTGTTAAAAAAGGAAAACAATTCATCAATGCTGAATGTGAAATCTGGAACAGCGACAAAAGCAGATTGATCGCTAAAGGCAGTTCTAATCTATTTAAAACAGAAATAAAAAAAAACTAA
- the fabF gene encoding beta-ketoacyl-ACP synthase II: MKRVVVTGLGTVNPLGNDISAFWQNSLSGFSSANKITRFDASKFRTQIACEIKNFDPQKYLDRNEIKRSDLFTQYALYSASQALQDSGLEISKLDPFDIGVIWGVGQGGMETFESEVENYVKGDYIPRFSPFFVPKLIVNMASGMISMKFGLQGINYTTVSACATSNTAIMDSFNYIRLGKAKIFVTGGSEAPITAASIGGFSSMKAMSIRNQDPLTASRPFDRDRDGFVMGEGAGALILEEYEHAKKRGAKIYAELVGASMTADAYHMTSPHPEGIGASKAMQLALEEAKLNPSDLDYLNLHATSTPIGDIAELNAVNKTFKGSSNLWVSSSKSMTGHLLGAAGAIEAILAIKSINENIIPPTINIKNLDENIPEGIQIVMNEPVQKTIKTAMSNAFGFGGHNSTVVFREI, from the coding sequence ATGAAAAGAGTTGTAGTAACCGGTTTAGGTACAGTCAATCCTTTGGGAAATGACATCAGTGCTTTTTGGCAAAATTCTCTTAGTGGGTTTAGCAGTGCAAATAAAATTACCCGATTTGACGCTTCGAAATTCCGAACACAGATTGCATGCGAAATTAAAAATTTTGACCCTCAAAAATATCTTGACCGTAACGAGATCAAAAGAAGTGATCTGTTTACGCAATATGCTTTGTACAGCGCTTCACAGGCATTACAAGATTCCGGTTTAGAAATATCAAAACTTGATCCTTTTGATATCGGTGTCATTTGGGGAGTTGGACAAGGAGGCATGGAAACATTTGAAAGCGAGGTCGAAAACTATGTGAAAGGAGATTACATTCCGAGGTTCAGTCCATTTTTTGTTCCCAAGCTCATTGTCAATATGGCTTCCGGAATGATTTCAATGAAATTTGGTTTGCAGGGAATTAATTATACAACCGTATCCGCCTGTGCAACATCCAACACGGCAATCATGGATTCCTTTAACTACATTCGTTTGGGTAAGGCAAAAATATTTGTTACCGGGGGTTCAGAAGCTCCCATTACTGCTGCTTCGATTGGAGGTTTTTCTTCAATGAAGGCAATGTCGATTCGGAATCAGGATCCACTTACTGCGAGCCGTCCTTTTGACAGAGACCGCGATGGTTTTGTAATGGGAGAAGGTGCTGGTGCACTTATTTTAGAAGAATATGAGCATGCTAAGAAAAGAGGTGCTAAAATTTATGCAGAACTGGTTGGTGCTTCCATGACTGCAGATGCGTACCATATGACTTCACCACATCCGGAAGGAATAGGTGCTTCCAAAGCAATGCAATTGGCATTAGAAGAGGCAAAACTTAATCCTTCTGACTTAGATTATCTGAACCTACATGCAACTTCGACACCTATAGGAGATATTGCGGAGCTCAATGCCGTTAATAAAACGTTCAAAGGCTCAAGCAACTTATGGGTAAGTTCATCAAAATCAATGACCGGTCACTTATTGGGAGCTGCGGGAGCAATCGAAGCTATTCTCGCAATCAAATCCATCAACGAAAATATCATTCCGCCAACGATCAATATCAAAAACCTCGATGAAAATATTCCTGAAGGAATCCAGATCGTCATGAATGAGCCGGTACAAAAAACAATTAAAACAGCCATGAGTAATGCTTTTGGCTTCGGCGGACATAATTCAACTGTTGTTTTCCGTGAAATTTAA
- a CDS encoding acetyl-CoA C-acyltransferase, which translates to MKEVFIISAKRTPIGGFLGNFAEVSATDLGAAAIKGTIENVNIDLKDIESVYMGNVLSANLGQSPARQASKFAGIPDETDCTTVNKVCAAGMKATILGAQQIQLGLENMVITGGMESMSNVPHYTNKRKINKLGNEILIDGLLKDGLTDVYNNFHMGNAAELCVEKYKLTREQQDEYALKSYEKAAKATKEGKFENEVIPFTLKQKQRETIITEDEDIYKIIPEKVSKLKPSFVKDGTITAANASNLNDGAAAILLASKEAVEQYNLKPLAKIIGYADAAQAPEWFTTAPSIAIPKALKRANLQLEDIDFFEINEAYAAVAIANQIELGIDPQKINIYGGAVALGHPLGASGARIICTLVSVLQQEKGKYGVAAICNGGGGATAIVIENLMD; encoded by the coding sequence ATGAAAGAAGTATTTATTATATCCGCTAAGAGAACTCCAATTGGTGGATTTTTGGGAAATTTTGCTGAAGTTTCAGCCACAGATCTTGGGGCAGCAGCCATCAAAGGAACAATTGAAAACGTCAACATTGATCTTAAAGATATTGAGAGTGTTTATATGGGAAATGTGCTGTCTGCAAACCTTGGCCAATCCCCTGCCCGTCAAGCATCAAAATTTGCAGGAATTCCTGACGAGACAGATTGCACAACCGTCAATAAGGTTTGTGCAGCAGGAATGAAAGCAACCATCCTTGGAGCTCAGCAAATTCAGCTGGGATTAGAAAATATGGTTATTACCGGAGGTATGGAAAGTATGAGCAACGTACCGCATTACACCAATAAAAGAAAGATCAACAAACTGGGTAATGAAATATTGATTGACGGTCTGCTTAAAGACGGATTGACTGATGTCTACAATAATTTCCACATGGGAAATGCTGCTGAACTCTGCGTAGAAAAATATAAGTTAACCCGAGAACAGCAGGATGAATATGCCTTGAAATCTTATGAAAAAGCTGCAAAAGCTACAAAAGAAGGGAAATTTGAAAATGAAGTCATTCCTTTTACACTAAAACAAAAACAGAGAGAAACGATTATCACTGAGGACGAAGATATCTACAAAATAATTCCCGAGAAAGTTTCAAAATTAAAACCTTCTTTTGTTAAAGACGGTACGATCACCGCTGCAAACGCAAGTAATCTGAATGATGGTGCAGCGGCTATATTATTGGCATCAAAAGAAGCCGTTGAACAATACAATCTTAAACCCCTGGCAAAAATTATAGGATATGCAGATGCGGCGCAAGCTCCGGAATGGTTTACCACTGCCCCATCAATTGCCATCCCAAAAGCTTTAAAAAGAGCAAATCTTCAATTGGAGGATATCGACTTTTTTGAAATTAATGAAGCGTATGCGGCTGTCGCAATAGCAAACCAGATTGAATTAGGAATAGATCCTCAAAAGATCAATATCTATGGTGGTGCTGTTGCATTGGGACATCCATTGGGTGCTTCAGGAGCAAGAATAATTTGTACTTTGGTCTCTGTACTTCAGCAGGAAAAAGGTAAATATGGCGTAGCGGCTATCTGCAACGGCGGAGGTGGCGCAACGGCGATTGTTATTGAAAATTTAATGGACTAA
- the lpdA gene encoding dihydrolipoyl dehydrogenase yields the protein METFDITVIGSGPGGYVAAIRCAQLGYKTAIVEKYPTLGGTCTNVGCIPTKALLDSSEHYHQAIETFDKHGIELEEVKLNFQQFIARKNEVVTQNTKGLNFLMNKNKITVFEGTAQFKNNSEITVKSPDNQPIEIKSKHFIIATGSKPASLPNIKIDKKRIITSTEALTLNDKPKSMIIIGGGVIGVEMASIYNRIGTKVTIVEYAKELISTMDLELGASLRKILKKQGIDIQLNKSVYNVENQGDEAIVYYRDENQKEFSLEAEYVLMAVGRRPYTEGLGLENTDIQLDEKGRVKTNENLQTAVPSIYAIGDVVAGPMLAHKAEEEAVFVAEIIDGQKPHIHYNRIPGVVYTWPEVASVGYTEEELQAKGIEYRKGKFPFSASARARAAMEKDGFAKVLSEPKYGEVLGVHIIGPRAADLIAQAVIGLEYEVTDSDMFMMSYAHPTYSEVLKEAYMLASGQPAINI from the coding sequence ATGGAAACTTTTGATATCACCGTAATTGGATCGGGACCCGGTGGATACGTCGCAGCAATCCGCTGTGCTCAGTTAGGCTATAAAACAGCCATTGTAGAAAAATATCCGACCTTAGGCGGAACATGTACTAACGTAGGATGCATTCCTACCAAAGCTTTGCTGGACAGCTCAGAACATTATCATCAGGCAATAGAAACTTTTGATAAACACGGTATTGAATTGGAAGAAGTAAAGCTAAATTTCCAGCAGTTTATTGCAAGGAAAAATGAAGTGGTTACTCAAAATACAAAAGGATTGAACTTTTTGATGAATAAAAATAAAATTACTGTATTTGAGGGGACTGCACAATTTAAAAACAATTCGGAAATTACCGTAAAAAGCCCTGATAATCAACCAATAGAAATCAAGTCTAAACATTTTATCATCGCTACAGGCTCAAAACCTGCATCTCTACCCAATATTAAAATTGATAAGAAAAGAATCATTACATCAACAGAAGCTTTAACTTTAAATGACAAACCAAAAAGCATGATCATCATCGGTGGCGGAGTTATTGGGGTAGAAATGGCTTCCATTTATAATCGCATAGGTACGAAGGTGACGATCGTAGAGTATGCAAAGGAACTCATCTCGACAATGGATCTAGAGCTGGGTGCAAGCTTGAGAAAAATTTTAAAGAAACAGGGAATTGATATTCAACTCAACAAAAGCGTTTACAATGTAGAGAACCAGGGCGACGAAGCTATTGTTTATTACAGAGATGAAAATCAAAAAGAATTTAGTTTAGAAGCTGAATATGTTTTAATGGCTGTAGGTCGCAGACCTTATACTGAAGGCTTGGGGCTGGAAAACACAGATATACAGCTTGATGAAAAAGGGAGAGTAAAAACTAACGAAAATCTGCAAACTGCCGTGCCATCAATTTATGCTATCGGAGATGTGGTCGCAGGACCAATGCTGGCTCACAAAGCTGAGGAAGAAGCTGTTTTTGTTGCAGAGATCATCGATGGACAGAAGCCACACATTCATTATAACAGAATTCCTGGCGTAGTTTATACATGGCCTGAAGTGGCATCTGTAGGTTATACTGAAGAAGAACTACAAGCCAAAGGGATCGAGTACAGAAAAGGCAAATTCCCTTTTTCAGCAAGTGCGAGAGCCAGGGCAGCGATGGAAAAAGATGGTTTTGCGAAAGTACTGTCTGAACCAAAATATGGTGAAGTGCTTGGAGTGCACATTATAGGCCCACGAGCTGCAGATCTCATTGCTCAAGCCGTGATCGGATTAGAATACGAAGTAACAGACAGCGATATGTTTATGATGTCATATGCCCATCCAACCTATTCTGAAGTTTTGAAAGAAGCCTATATGTTAGCATCAGGACAGCCTGCAATCAATATTTAA
- a CDS encoding acetyl-CoA C-acetyltransferase: protein MSVKKVAVVGYNRTPFVRHNGVFANATNQDLLVATLSGLIDKYNLHNKRLGEVAGGSVIKHISESNLVRESVMKTSLDPATPGCDIQQACDTGIESAIYIANKIALGQIESGIACGVEAMSNIPFETNARLRKILLKANGEKSTFGKLKQLSKAKIKDFIPIPYKGKEPETGLVMGEHTEITAKYYGISREDQDQLALLSHVNMAKAYDEGFYKDMITPYLGISVDNNLRRDTTFEKLSKLRPAFDKQNGTLTAGNSTPFTDGASAVLMASEDWAIKNNLPILAYITQAEIAGIEYVKNQHNLLLAPVFAADRMLKRANMRLDEFDYYEIHEAFAAQVLATLKIWESDQLSKEFGLDQALGTIDRNKLNVKGSSLAAAHPFAATGGRIIATLAKLLNEKGSGKGLISICAARGQGVTMILEK, encoded by the coding sequence ATGTCAGTAAAAAAAGTCGCCGTCGTCGGTTATAACAGAACACCTTTTGTAAGACACAATGGAGTTTTTGCCAATGCTACCAATCAGGACTTATTAGTGGCCACTTTAAGTGGGCTGATAGACAAATACAATCTACACAATAAAAGATTAGGTGAAGTTGCAGGAGGTTCTGTCATTAAGCATATTTCAGAAAGTAATCTTGTTCGGGAATCAGTAATGAAAACCTCTCTGGATCCTGCTACGCCCGGTTGCGATATTCAACAGGCTTGTGATACCGGAATTGAATCAGCGATCTATATTGCCAATAAAATTGCATTGGGACAGATAGAAAGTGGTATTGCATGTGGTGTGGAAGCAATGAGCAATATTCCTTTTGAAACGAATGCCCGGTTGAGGAAGATCTTACTCAAAGCGAATGGTGAAAAGTCAACATTTGGTAAATTGAAACAATTATCGAAAGCAAAAATAAAAGACTTCATTCCAATTCCTTATAAAGGGAAAGAGCCTGAAACAGGTTTGGTCATGGGAGAACACACAGAGATCACTGCAAAATATTATGGGATTTCAAGAGAAGATCAGGATCAGCTCGCATTATTAAGCCATGTGAATATGGCTAAAGCTTATGATGAAGGATTTTATAAAGATATGATCACCCCTTATCTGGGAATATCAGTCGACAACAATTTGAGAAGGGATACCACTTTTGAAAAGTTATCAAAGTTACGCCCGGCATTTGATAAACAGAACGGAACGCTGACAGCAGGGAATTCTACTCCTTTCACCGATGGTGCCTCTGCAGTATTGATGGCAAGTGAAGATTGGGCTATAAAAAATAATCTCCCAATACTCGCCTATATAACACAAGCTGAAATTGCAGGGATTGAATATGTTAAAAACCAACATAATCTATTATTAGCTCCTGTATTTGCTGCAGATCGAATGCTAAAAAGAGCAAACATGAGATTAGACGAGTTTGATTACTATGAAATTCACGAAGCTTTCGCTGCACAGGTATTGGCAACACTCAAGATATGGGAAAGTGATCAGCTTTCAAAAGAATTTGGTTTAGATCAAGCTTTAGGAACCATCGACAGAAATAAGCTTAATGTAAAAGGAAGCAGCCTCGCTGCAGCACATCCATTTGCAGCAACCGGTGGTAGAATTATCGCAACACTTGCTAAGTTGTTAAATGAAAAAGGAAGTGGCAAAGGTCTTATTTCAATATGTGCCGCACGAGGTCAGGGCGTGACAATGATCCTTGAGAAATAG
- a CDS encoding TetR/AcrR family transcriptional regulator, with product MGLILENRNLNEVNQINFHHPMSITDRKNKEKLEMRKRILDAARKIFLQKGYESTSMRNIASEIDYSAGTIYFHFKDKSEIFHELHKEGFRLLLSQMKILDSVAEPFERLKAVGRVFIKFAQDNKDYYNLMFLVEESTSNPTEEGGFQIAKEAINHLSGIIKECQNDGRFKDMDTEYLTFMILSSVHGICALFCKDRTVSFENKTNEELMQKGYDCFVSLLEKG from the coding sequence TTGGGATTGATTTTAGAAAATCGTAATTTAAACGAAGTCAATCAAATTAATTTTCATCATCCCATGAGTATCACAGACAGAAAGAATAAAGAAAAGCTTGAAATGCGAAAGCGTATTTTAGATGCCGCAAGAAAGATATTTCTTCAAAAGGGATATGAAAGCACCAGCATGCGAAATATTGCAAGCGAAATCGATTATAGTGCTGGTACAATCTATTTCCACTTCAAGGACAAAAGTGAGATTTTTCATGAACTTCATAAGGAAGGTTTTCGTTTGCTGCTTTCTCAGATGAAAATATTGGATAGTGTAGCAGAGCCTTTTGAAAGACTGAAAGCTGTAGGAAGGGTATTTATAAAATTCGCCCAGGATAATAAAGATTATTACAACCTGATGTTTCTTGTTGAAGAATCAACCTCAAATCCAACTGAAGAAGGAGGTTTTCAAATTGCAAAAGAAGCAATCAATCATCTGTCCGGGATCATCAAAGAATGTCAGAATGACGGACGTTTTAAAGATATGGATACTGAGTATCTTACATTTATGATCCTGTCTTCTGTCCATGGTATATGTGCTCTTTTCTGTAAGGACCGTACTGTTAGTTTCGAAAATAAAACAAACGAGGAACTAATGCAAAAGGGTTATGATTGTTTTGTTTCACTTCTGGAAAAAGGATAA
- a CDS encoding TolC family protein: protein MINKNQKRLLLFCCLSIFSFSPTELTHAQTTLDNYIQQGIESNQSIKQQSFILEKSVYALGEAKSMFLPNITFSTTYTKADGGRTIDFPTGDLLNGVYSTLNQLTGSSSFPQLQNQSILLNPDNFYDAKFRISQPILNAELGYNRKIKSKQIDLQKTEILLYKRELVKEIKTAYYNYLKATNATKIYQSYLTLVTEGERVNKKLFENGKINRTAVIRSQNEVSKINASIIASQKTEESAQYYFNFLLNRPLTESIVIDDITTLPEDAQLPDEDVSNREELSKLKISRDINNDLTGLAKSYLIPKIGASLDLGSQAFDWKFNQKTRYYLFGISLEWNLFAFGKNTYRIKQSVAEEQAITSQTDYVQQQLLTELKVRQANMESAIAQYRAAQSQLKTSQTYYGDMSKLYKEGMTIYIELLDAQNQWIDAQLKSNITLFDTWIAYTAIERANASFNIQ from the coding sequence ATGATTAATAAAAATCAAAAAAGACTGCTCCTGTTCTGTTGCCTGAGTATTTTTTCATTTTCTCCAACAGAATTGACTCATGCCCAAACCACACTTGACAATTACATTCAACAGGGCATTGAATCCAACCAGAGTATCAAACAACAGTCTTTCATCCTTGAAAAAAGCGTCTATGCTTTGGGAGAAGCTAAAAGTATGTTCTTACCCAACATTACCTTTTCTACAACCTACACAAAGGCAGACGGAGGAAGAACGATCGATTTTCCTACAGGTGATCTTTTGAATGGGGTCTACTCTACTTTGAATCAGTTGACAGGAAGCAGTTCATTTCCTCAACTTCAGAATCAAAGTATTTTACTGAATCCAGATAACTTCTATGATGCAAAATTCCGCATTAGCCAGCCTATTTTAAATGCAGAGCTTGGATATAACAGAAAGATCAAATCAAAACAGATCGATCTGCAAAAAACAGAGATCCTTCTTTACAAAAGAGAGCTGGTAAAAGAGATAAAGACCGCGTACTACAATTATCTTAAGGCTACCAATGCGACCAAGATCTACCAATCTTATCTAACGCTCGTTACCGAGGGCGAAAGAGTGAATAAAAAACTGTTCGAGAATGGGAAGATCAACCGAACAGCGGTCATCAGGAGCCAAAATGAAGTCTCAAAGATCAATGCCTCCATTATCGCATCTCAGAAAACAGAGGAATCTGCACAATATTATTTTAATTTTCTTTTAAATCGGCCATTGACGGAAAGTATTGTAATTGATGACATCACAACTTTGCCGGAAGACGCCCAACTGCCGGATGAGGATGTCAGCAATCGTGAGGAATTGTCTAAACTCAAAATTTCCAGGGACATCAATAACGATCTGACAGGACTTGCCAAGTCTTATCTCATTCCAAAGATCGGAGCCAGCCTGGATCTGGGTTCCCAGGCTTTCGACTGGAAATTTAATCAGAAAACAAGATACTATTTATTTGGAATTTCCTTAGAATGGAATCTTTTCGCTTTTGGAAAAAATACGTACCGCATCAAACAGTCCGTAGCTGAAGAGCAGGCCATAACCTCCCAAACAGATTATGTGCAGCAGCAACTCTTGACCGAACTGAAAGTTAGACAGGCCAATATGGAAAGTGCTATCGCTCAATATCGGGCTGCTCAATCCCAGTTAAAAACAAGTCAGACCTACTACGGTGATATGTCTAAACTATACAAAGAAGGAATGACGATCTACATCGAACTTCTCGATGCCCAGAATCAATGGATCGACGCACAATTAAAATCAAACATCACCCTATTTGACACTTGGATCGCCTACACTGCGATTGAAAGAGCAAATGCCAGCTTTAATATACAATAA